In Populus alba chromosome 1, ASM523922v2, whole genome shotgun sequence, a single window of DNA contains:
- the LOC118058129 gene encoding uncharacterized protein, whose protein sequence is MATSLIAKTLNSIKNPQLLGPLTRQFASIATVQSENPSSSFTFADSDSNSSSSCNDSNIYMKKGLPNCNVKGEKDSSSVTMPMSSMTGSIVGKRFYKQVTTREADDGNGWNVMLDYRTLKTPSKRPLKLPTLALAKAIAAEWDYQQTDGIRPFTMPLMKLACTALDRVPLTRPKIIEHLMKKFSQDLVFCRAPEDNVLTSGVYERQVEKFDPLIGWIKSEFGFKPVVYSCLFGGKQEEGLVKAIENLLKLTDDCQLAVIDAIASAAHSLIIAVGIVKGKLDIEEAIELIRLEEDFQVDTWGLVEGGHDIDIADLRVQISSAAVFLGLSRK, encoded by the exons ATGGCAACTTCACTAATAgccaaaaccctaaactcaaTCAAAAACCCTCAACTCTTGGGACCACTTACCCGCCAATTCGCCTCAATCGCCACCGTCCAATCCGAAAACCCGTCTTCCTCTTTCACTTTCGCTGACTCCGACAGCAATAGCAGTAGCAGTTGTAATGACAGCAATATATACATGAAGAAGGGACTTCCAAATTGTAATGTGAAAGGCGAGAAGGATTCATCTTCGGTGACAATGCCGATGTCATCAATGACAGGGTCAATTGTGGGCAAGAGGTTTTATAAGCAAGTGACAACAAGAGAAGCCGATGACGGGAATGGATGGAATGTGATGCTTGATTATAGAACTCTTAAAACTCCTTCTAAAAGGCCTCTCAAGTTGCCCACTCTAGCTCTTGCTAAGGCTATTGCTGCTGAATGGGATTATCAG CAAACAGATGGGATCAGGCCTTTTACAATGCCTCTCATGAAACTTGCATGCACTGCATTGGACAGAGTCCCACTCACCCGGCCGAAGATTATTGAACACTTGATGAAGAAATTTAGTCAGGATTTAGTATTCTGTCGTGCTCCTGAGGATAATGTTCTCACTAGTGGTGTCTATG aACGGCAGGTGGAGAAATTTGATCCCTTAATTGGTTGGATAAAATCAGAATTTGGTTTTAAGCCTGTTGTGTACTCGTGTCTTTTTGGTGGCAAGCAGGAGGAAGGTCTAGTGAAAGCAATAGAAAACCTTCTAAAACTAACCGATGATTGTCAATTGGCGGTTATTGATGCAATTGCATCTGCAGCACACTCTTTAATAATTGCTGTTGGAATTGTTAAGGGGAAATTGGATATTGAGGAAGCTATTGAGCTTATCAGACTTGAAGAAGATTTTCAG GTTGACACATGGGGTTTGGTTGAAGGTGGCCATGACATTGATATTGCTGATCTAAGGGTACAAATCTCCTCTGCTGCTGTTTTCCTGGGCCTTTCCAGGAAATGA
- the LOC118058130 gene encoding succinate dehydrogenase [ubiquinone] iron-sulfur subunit 2, mitochondrial produces the protein MFHLPGNNLAAGKKKRAKMATGLLKRGAISTAKISSLTSRFIPSRLQATAAAAVAEAKPVEQPTNPTKPQHLKTFQIYRWNPDNPTKPELQNYEIDLNKCGPMVLDALIKIKNEIDPTLTFRRSCREGICGSCAMNMDGCNGLACLTKIDKSGPPSMINPLPHMFVIKDLVVDMTNFYNQYKSIEPWLKRKNPPPVKGKEIPQTKKDRAKLDGMYECILCACCSTSCPSYWWNPESYLGPAALLHANRWIMDSRDEYTKERLDAVNDEFKLYRCHTILNCARACPKGLNPGKQIQNIKKLERS, from the exons ATGTTTCATTTGCCCGGTAACAATCTCgcagcaggaaaaaaaaaaagagcaaaaatggCGACTGGGTTGCTCAAGAGAGGAGCCATTTCAACGGCTAAGATCTCATCATTAACCTCAAGATTTATACCATCTCGCCTCCAAGCCAcggcggcggcggcggtggCAGAAGCCAAACCAGTTGAGCAGCCAACAAACCCTACTAAACCACAACATCTGAAAACATTCCAAATCTACCGATGGAACCCAGACAACCCAACCAAACCAGAGCTCCAAAACTACGAAATAGACCTGAACAAGTGCGGTCCGATGGTGCTAGATGCTTTGATCAAGATAAAAAACGAGATCGACCCAACGCTGACATTTCGTCGATCATGTCGTGAAGGAATTTGTGGGTCCTGTGCAATGAATATGGATGGGTGTAATGGGCTTGCTTGCTTGACAAAGATTGATAAATCTGGACCGCCTAGTATGATCAATCCGTTGCCACACATGTTTGTGATCAAAGATCTGGTTGTGGATATGACTAATTTTTATAATCAGTATAAGAGTATAGAGCCTTGGTTGAAGAGGAAGAATCCACCACCTGTTAAAGGGAAGGAGATTCCGCAGACTAAGAAAGATAGGGCTAAGCTTGATGGGATGTACGAGTGTATTTTGTGTGCTTGTTGTAGTACTTCTTGCCCTAGCTATTGGTGGAATCCTGAGTCTTATTTGGGCCCTGCTGCTTTGCTTCATGCTAATAG GTGGATCATGGATAGCCGTGATGAATATACCAAGGAGCGCCTGGACGCAGtcaatgatgagtttaagcTCTATCGTTGCCATACCATATTGAATTGTGCCCGTGCCTGCCCCAAGGGATTGAACCCTGGGAAGCAGATCCAAAATATCAAGAAGCTTGAACGGAGCTAG